The Cytophagales bacterium DNA segment CTAACTCTTCGAAGGCCACATCCATGGCTTCCAGGTCAGCAAACAACTCCTCGTCATCTACCAAAGACTTCACCAAAGAGATCTTGCCATCTACCATTTGCTGGTAGTAGTTTTTGGCTTCCATGATCTCGGAAGAGTAAGCCGTCTCCACTTGATTGGGTTGGATCACTGATACTCCAAACATCGCCACCAGCAAAACAGAAGCGGCGACATAAAGCCATGGCTTCAGCCGCTGTGATTTCGTTTTGATCGGTTGAATTTTGGAAGCGATCTCATCCCAAGCTGCTTCTTCATCGAAAGGAAATACCTCGAATTCAGAGCGATTGGCGTCGACGTGTCTTTTTAATGGATCAGACATATTGTTGCTGTTGATCTGCTAATTGATTCCTGATGCGAGCTTTGGCTTTGCAATATTGCGCCTTGCTCGCTGATTCGGTAATGGACAAGATCTGAGCGATCTCTTTGTGATCATACCCCTCAAACAAATAGAGATTGAGGACCGTGCGGCACCCATCTGGTAACGTGTCCACGGCCTCCATTATTCTACCCGCTTTGAATTCGGTGTAATCAAAATTATCGTCATCATCGTCCATCGGGTCGATACCCTCCTTCAGTTCAGTGGTCATAATCCGGCGTTTCCGGATAGCATTGATGCAATTATTGGTCACAATGCGCTTGATCCACAGACTAAAAGTATTCACCTCCCGCAAGGAAGGCAGTTTTTGAAAAGCATCAATGAACGATTCCTGCAGGATGTCCCGCGCTTCCTCGTCATCCCCAAGCATACGTCGACAAATATTGTACATGGCCTTAGCATAGAGCTTATACAGCTCCGCCTGGGCGGTCTGATCGCCCTGCTGACTCAGCACAATTAGGTGTCGGTGGATATGTTGGTATTCGCTTTTCACCTCAGTAAACACAACAAAGACAGGAGAAAAAACGGAAGGTTTCCCGGAATTTGAAAAAAAGTTTTTCGAAGATAGTAGTAATCTGGTTACTCCAGTAATCAGATTAATGGAAGACAGCTCTCCTGATGTTGCAGTCTCTGAAATATTCCTTACTCAGCGGGAACCAAGCCAGCGTTGGATGGACACTCTCAGGAAGGCAACGGGTCTCCCAGCGATAAAGAAGTATCCCAGGTTGGCATGCTTTGGACTAGAAATTCTGAGGCACTTGTACTTATGTCGTTCCAGCTTTTTGCCGCGTGGTGCAGATCTTTTGCAACTATATGGCTAGCTTCATTCTCCAATTGAGATACACTCATATTAACAAGCGGACTAAGCGTTGCCTCAAAATCACCCCAGGTTTGTTGAATCTCCTGCAATGCAGAATGGATATTAGTAACCATCTGGCTATATCCGGTAAGTTCCGAATTCAATGCTATAAGGTCGATTTTAAGTTTCGATTTTTTCTGAAAATCCTTTTCTTCACTATTGTATTGCGTTATATATGAATCATAAGCCTTCCTGTACTTTACTGCTTGAGCTCCAAGAGCACCTCCTAACACAGCACTGACAGGCAACAAAATGCCGAAAGAAATAACAGTCACTAATATTGATGATGAAGTTGCCGCAGCGGTATATTGGCTCCATAAATTATGAGCCTGGTTTACTTCGATTTGCAATGTTTGCAATAGATTCATATCCTTATTTAAGTGAGCCATGATCTTTGACTTGTCACTCACGTACGGAAGGGTTTTATCAATTGCCGGGCTCAATTGATCGGTATGCCAGCCTTCAAGTGAGGAAATAAGAGAAGCAATTTTTAAATTGATGGCCGAGGCCAGTGCCACAATTCCCGGATCTCCGTGCAGGAGCTTCTGCAGAGCATTTGCTTTATCCTGGGTCGTTTGTAAGGTACTGTAAATCTCTGCCGTATGAGAAATCGCTGCAGCAACCTTCGAGGCATTTACTTTTATGTGATTTGCAATCCAAACCATTATTGGTAATAATTCGGTGGGTTCTGTTCCTCCTGGGAAATTGCGGAGTGCATCCTGCATTTGATCAGGACTGCCCAGGGTAACTGCTGCCTGTTGCAAACTTGAAAATCCAGATACGCAATTAGTGATTTCCGTTTCCATGTCCGTATTAAAAGTGCCATACTTAGCGGTGAAATCAGAGTTGGTAGCAGGTAGTTTTTGGACCTTCACTGCCAAAGCCTGGATACTTAACCAATCTTCAGTAAATAGAACAAACTGGTTGGTGTTGGTCGTCAACGTACTTGTCGGAGCCAAAGAAATAGAATTAGACATGATTTATCTATGATTATGGTTTAAGAATGGTATCTGAAATGCCAAATGGAAGTAAGTACTTAGATCACTCCATCGTCATAATTGCACCCATCAATTCAATTCCGTACCAAAGATTGGCCAGCCGAAGATTTTCATCTGCAGCATGCTGGTTATTATCATGATTGGCAATGGGGACGATGATTGCAGGTTTTTTCAGCACATCTGTAAAAAGATAAAGGGGCAAGGACCCTCCCAAAGTGGGGAGCAAGACCAAATCATCTCCGGCAACATTTTGGGTGGCAGCTACTATTTCTTGTGTGATAGGTACGTCCATCGAAGTACGTGCTGCGGGATAACCACCTCCACGCGTGACTTTGGCAATTTTCGGATATTTTAGGCGAGTTTCCTGATCCGGGTCTTCGGTCACGATGTGATACCCTTGTTTTTTGATATGTGCCTCTACCAGATCCACCATTTTTTCAGGATCGCAACCTTTCACCAGCCGAATGCCTAAAGAGGCTGTTGCTGTTGAAGGAATGACATTTCTGGCCTCCTGGCCTACATTTCCTGTGCTGATGCCTTTGATGGTCAGGGAAGGATATAGTAACCTTTCATACAAGGATTCACTGCCTTCGGTATCATTGATGCCCAGTTCCATTTTCAAGGCGGCATCCACATCCGGGGCACTGGCCAGCGCCTCTATTTCTCTTGAAGTCAATGGAGCCACATCATCATAAAATCCTTCTATGATCACATTGCCATCAGCATCTTTCATGCTGGAGATCAATGACGAGATCATTTGGCCGGGGACTGGCGCCCAGTTGCCATAGTGACCGCTGTGCAACGATCTGTTGGGTCCGTACACGGTAACTTCCAGTCCGGTAACGCCCCGCACCCCAAAGACTAACTGTGGCCTTCGTGATTGATGAACCGGACCATCGCAAAACATCCACAGATCAATTTCATCGATGAGTTCGCGGTTGTCTTCCAGGTATCTGCGTAAATTTTTAGATCCTGCTTCTTCCTGGCCTTCAAAGAAGAAAATCAGGTTGGAAGTGATGTTCATCTCTTCTTTTCGGATCACATCCAGGGCATTCAGAATCGAGATGATCGGCCCTTTGTCATCACCTGCGGATCGGGCATAAATTCGGTTTTCCGGGTCAATCTTGTCACCTTTTTTAGGAAAGGGAATGGGTTTTCCATCATCAAAAAGGGCCTTATCATACAAAATCGGCTCCCACGGATCATTGGTCCAGTTTGCCTTGTTGACAGGCTGCCCGTCATAATGCACATAAAAAGCTAATGTTCTGGTGGCTCCTTTTACCGGTAGATAACCGAATACAATCGGAGGTGT contains these protein-coding regions:
- a CDS encoding sigma-70 family RNA polymerase sigma factor — protein: MKSEYQHIHRHLIVLSQQGDQTAQAELYKLYAKAMYNICRRMLGDDEEARDILQESFIDAFQKLPSLREVNTFSLWIKRIVTNNCINAIRKRRIMTTELKEGIDPMDDDDDNFDYTEFKAGRIMEAVDTLPDGCRTVLNLYLFEGYDHKEIAQILSITESASKAQYCKAKARIRNQLADQQQQYV
- a CDS encoding M20/M25/M40 family metallo-hydrolase yields the protein MKRHHKVVLITFLLSTVATTLSIGQTNPFKTHIQENGHQIVADFAKLLAIPNVAYDLPNINKNATFIVQQLEARGIEAKLLRTVSTPPIVFGYLPVKGATRTLAFYVHYDGQPVNKANWTNDPWEPILYDKALFDDGKPIPFPKKGDKIDPENRIYARSAGDDKGPIISILNALDVIRKEEMNITSNLIFFFEGQEEAGSKNLRRYLEDNRELIDEIDLWMFCDGPVHQSRRPQLVFGVRGVTGLEVTVYGPNRSLHSGHYGNWAPVPGQMISSLISSMKDADGNVIIEGFYDDVAPLTSREIEALASAPDVDAALKMELGINDTEGSESLYERLLYPSLTIKGISTGNVGQEARNVIPSTATASLGIRLVKGCDPEKMVDLVEAHIKKQGYHIVTEDPDQETRLKYPKIAKVTRGGGYPAARTSMDVPITQEIVAATQNVAGDDLVLLPTLGGSLPLYLFTDVLKKPAIIVPIANHDNNQHAADENLRLANLWYGIELMGAIMTME